CTCGCCGGGGCGCGCGCCCGGTTGCAGACCCGCGCTCAGGTCGCCCTGCGCCGCGGGCAGGACGAGGCCGCGGAGGCGCTGCGCACGGTGTTCCAGGAAATACTCGGCGACGAACCGGCCCTGCGCCGCATCGGAGCCATGGTCGGCGGCACCGACATTCGCTACCCGATGCCCGGCGACCACGTCCTGACCGGCACCTTCGTCCCTGATCTTCCCCTGCACACCGACCGCGGCACGACGAGCGTCGCCGCACTGATGCCCGGCGGGCGACCCGTCCTGCTCGTCCTGGCGGATCGGCCCGAGTTCGCCGAGACCGGCCGGAAGTGGCTGCACCGCATCGAAATTCATGCCGCCAAAACGGACGAGCAGCTCGCCGACGCGCTGCTGATCCGCCCGGACGGCCACATCGCCTGGGCCGCGGGGGTGGGTGAACCCGCCGACACCGCCGGACCGGGCCTGCACGACGCGTTGACGCGCTGGTTCGGTACCGCCGTCTGATCGATTCGATCGCAGGCGAGTCGCCGGACCCGTGCGCCTACTGGTCCGGCGACGCACCATCCGGCCAGCCCGATCCTGGTACGACCAGGAGCCCGAGACCGGCGAGCAAGAGCAAAACGGCCAGCAGATGCTGCCCGGCCGGCAGTGCGAGCGCGGCCAAGAATATGGCACGCCGGCCGAAGACCCGGAGCAGGCGCGCGACGTCGGTCTCGGGGTCGACGGGCGCCTGCCCTGGTTCGCCAGGGTTCGCGACAGGTTTAGTCACCACCGCACCTCGATTCCGTCTCGAATAGGTCTGCGACGTGAAATCAGCACGCCAGGTATCTAGCGTCGCCGACCGGCCGACCACCCACAATGCGCAATCCCCGCACGCAGCCTCAGGCAGCGGCTTAGGCTGAAGCGGTGCACTACGACCTGGTCGACCTGCGGCTGTTCCTCGACGTCGTCTCGGAAGGGTCCATCACGGCGGGCGCGCAACGGCGGCATCTGAGCCTGCCTTCGGCCAGCGCACGGATCCGTGCGCTGGAACATCAGGCCGGTTTGCCACTGCTGATCCGGGGCCGTCGCGGCGTCCGCCCTACCCCGGCGGGTACCACGCTGGCGCGGCACGCACGGGAGGTGCTGCGGCAGACCGCCCGGCTGGACAGCGCGCTCGCCGGTTACACGAGTTCACCCGAAGTCGCGCTCACCCTGCTCAGTGGCGGCGGCGCGATGCATCAGATCGTGCCGCGGGCCTTGATCTCGTTCCTGCGCGCGCAACCCGGCATCGATGTCGTTGTCGCGGAACGCCGTACCCCGCAGATGGTCCGGATGCTCACCGACGGCGCGGCCGACCTCGGCATCGTGATCGGCAACGAGGCGGGCGACTGCGGGCTGTCGGTCGAACCGCTCTGCGACGGCTCGCTCGTGGCGATCGGTCAGGCGGGCGGAATCCTCACCGGCAGAACGATGCTGACCTTCCGAGAGGTCGCCGAACATCCCTTGGTAGGCCTGGATACCGGCTCGTCGCTGCAGCAGTGGATCGAGCAGCACGTCGGGGTGCAGGGCGGTCCGCTGCCCCGCTACCGCACCCGCGTCGCCAACCTCACCACCGTCCTCACGCTCGTCGCCGCGGGCGTCGGCCTGGCCATCGTTCCCCGCAACGCGATCCACGCCGACGCCACCCTGGACATGTGCGAGTTGTCCGACGCCTGGTCCCATCGCCACCACTTGATCGCCTGGGGCAGTAAGGCGGACCCCTCCTCCCCTGCCCTGACCGCGCTCACCGACCACATCCGCCAGGCGGCCGCCACACAGACAGCCTGACTACGTCGGCGAGGTCACCGGACGCCGTACAGGTCAGCTGAGGCGATGGGCGGCAAGGAGTTCGGCGTCGGCGAGGACAGTGTCGATCGGGCCGTCGGCGACGATCCGGCCACCGTCGAGGATCACGGCGCGGTCGCAGACGCGGTGGGCATAGGGCAGGTCGTGGGTGACCATGAGCAACGTGGTGGGCAGGGTCAGCAGGATCTCGGCGAGTTCGCGGCGCGCGACCGGGTCGAGGTTGGCGGCGGGCTCGTCGAGGACGAGAACCTCAGGCCGGCACGCCAATACGGTGGCCAATGCGGCGCGGCGACGTTCGCCCAGGGAGAGCCGGGCCGGTGAGCGCTCCGCCTGGTCCGTCATCCCGACCGCCGCGAGCGCGTCCCGGACCCGCTCGGCCAGCGCTGCGCCGCGAACGCCGAAATTGGCCGGCCCGAACGCGACGTCCTGCGCGACGGTCGGCATGAACAGCTGATCGTCCGGATCCTGGAAGACCACGCCCACCCGCTCGCGGATGGCCCGCACGGTCTCGCGGCCCAATCGTGTTCCGCCGATCCGGACTTCGCCGGAGGCCGCGATGAGCACACCGTTGAGGTGCAGCATCAGCGTCGACTTTCCCGCGCCGTTGGGGCCGAGCACGGCGACGCGCTCACCGTGGGCGATCTCGAGGTCCACCCCGTGCAGCGCCGCCGTGCCGTCCGGGTACGCGAACCGCAGGTCGAGCAGGCGCACCGCGGGCATCGGTGCCGAGGTCACCGAACCACCCAGGCGCTCAGGCAGATTCCGGAGGCCGCAACCGCGGGCAGACAGCCGAGCAGCCACTGCCGCAGCCCGGCAGACGGCTCCCCGAGATCCGGCACGACGCCGGTGAAACCACGCGACAGCATCGCCAGATGCACGCGTTCACCTCTCTCATAGGACCGCAGGAACAGACTGCCCACACCGCGCGCGGTCGCGCCGGCCTGGCGCAGCGTGCGGGGGTCGTCGCCGCGCGAGATCCGGGCCAGCCGCATGCGCGCCGCCTCGTCGGCCAGCACATCGACGTAGCGCAGCATCAGCACCACGATGGTGACGATCAGGCCCGGGACACGCAGCCGGGTCAGTCCGCCGGGCAGCTCCCGGACCGCGGTGGTCGCCGCCAAGGTCAGCGAAACACCTACGCCGAGCGTCCCTTTCGCAACGATGCCCCAGGCCGCGTAGAGGCCCGTCGTGGACAGTGACAGCCCGAGCATCGACGTGCGCGGCTCGCCTGCCGCGAAGGGCAGCAGCACCGCCAACACCACGAAGGGCACTTCGATCAGCAGGCGCGGCGCGATCCAGCGCGCCGGGACACCGATCCACCGCCACAGCGCGACCAACCCGAGCGCGTAGCAAGCGTAGGGCCAGAACAACTCTCGCGGCGTCGCGACGACGGCGCACACAGTCAGCACCGCGCAGACGATCTTCACCTCGACCGGCGCCCGGTGCGCGGGCGAGGCGCCTTGCAGGTAGAGGCGATCGCTCGTACGGGGCACCTACGGCGATCCCGGTTGCGCACGTTCGTCAGTTGTTTCGTTGTGCGCGTGGGTTTCTCGACCGCGAGCCCGGCCCGCCCGGATCATCCGGAGCACCGCGAACAGAGCGGCGAAGGCGGCGGCGGCGCCGAGCACGCCCGCCAACCCGGTGAGTCCGTCGTCACCGTCGATGGTGTAGTCGGCGAGCGGCGAGTTGGCGAACCGGTGCTCCTCGGCACTCTGCGCGATGCATTCACCGCGCAGTTCCTCGACACCCTCGGTTTCCACCACCGTGCAGCCGCGTTGCGTGGTGGCGTCGAGGCCGTCGGGCTGCGAACTGGCCACGTAAGACAGCAATCCCGCGATCAGCACCGCGACCGCGGCGAAGGCCCAGAGGAATCCGGTCATCGACACTCGCGCGCGCACCGGCGATGCGCCACCCCGTGCCCGGCGCAACAGATAGACCAGATCGGGGCGCGCGTTGACGACGGCGACCACGGTGATCGCGGTGATGATCCCTTCGCCCACGCCGATCAGCGCGTGGGTGATCAGCATGTACCCCGCCACCGCGCCGACCGTCGAGCCGGCCGCACCGCCGATCGCGTACTCCAGCACGAACCCCATTGCGGCGCAGACCGTCCCGACGAACGCGGCGAGGAAGGCGACGATGCCGATGCCGGAACGGACGCGGTCGACGAGCACCGGCAGCGTCCAGCGCGCGACCGAATACCCGACCGCGACACCGATGAGGGCCATATTGGTGATGTTCGTGCCCAGCGCGCTCAACCCGCCGTCGGCGAACAGCAGCGCCTGGACGACGAGCACGATCGCGACGCACAGCGCACCGACATGGGGACCCACCAGGATCGCCGCCAGCGCCCCGCCCAGGAGGTGACCGCTCACGCCCGGCAGGATCGGGAAATTGACCATCTGCACCGCGAAGATGAACGCGGCGACCAATCCCGCCATCGGCGCGGCGCGCTCGTCGAGTTCGGCGCGTGCCCGCCAGGCCGCGAAACCCAGTCCGGCGACGGCGATGACGGCGAAGAGGGCACTGGCCGGGACATCGACGATGCCGTCGCTCATATGCATTGCCAACGTACTGCTCACCTCGCGAGACACTACGCGGTCATGTGTTCACATGAACAGATGTGTACGTGTTCTGCTCGGCGATCGGTCCCCGGCGAAGGGCGACCGGCGAGGTGGCAGAGTAGAAGAGTGGCAGTAAGTCCTCCGTTGAATCCCGAGCACGCCCGCCGCGCGGCGTCCGGTTTGGACATCATGGCGATCGAGCACTGGGCGGGCCGGTTCGATCTGCTCTCCGACGCCAACCGCCTGCGCCTGCTGGTCTGCCTGCATTACGCACCCGACATCAGCGTCAGCGATCTCGCCGCCGCGGTAGGCATGTCGGCCACCGCCGCGTCTCAGGCGCTGCGCATTTTGCGGCAGCAGGGCTGGGTCACCAGCAGCAAGGAAGGGCGGATCGTGCGGTACCGGCTCGCCGACGACACGATCCACCGCCTCCTGCACTGGATCGGCGCCACCCACGCGAGCGAGGCACTGGAGCACGACTTCACCTGAATCGGTGGCAGACCGCTCTCAGAAATCAGTGATGCCCGCACGCTCCGCGGCGAGTTCGGCGCGAACCACTTCCAGCAGCCGCCCGACCCAGCCGCGGCCGGGACCCCAGAAGCGTGAGAAGTGTTCGTTGGACAGCAGTTTGGCGTCCTGCGTCGTCAGCAGCAGGTCGGCCAGGTGCGGATGCTGACGGAACTTCGCGCGCAGCAGGCCGGCCATCACGGCGAGCCGGGCATCGGACCAACCCGGCCGACGGGGTAGGTCACGAGCCAATTCCGCGGCCCGGTACGGGGTCTCGGCGGCGGCGATATCGGCGCGCGCCGCCGCGTCGGACGTGCTCAGCGCCCAATACGCGTGGTCGACAGTGGGATAGGCGGTCCCGCCGACGACGATCGGTGCGGGGTAACGGTTCTGCAGCGCCTCCAGGCCCGGTTCCGCTGGCCAGCCGCGGGGATATCCGACGCCACCGAAGGTGACCGGCAGTGCCTGCGGCTCGTCCGGTCCGTCGGCTGCAAGTCGTTGTGCGGAGGCCTCCCGTTCCCGCTCGCACCGGGCGAAGTACTCGACGGCCCATGTCCGTTCCTGCTCGTCGTCGTCGAAAAGAGCGACGATGGGCCGATCCTGGTAATCCATGTCGCCGAGCGTGTACACCCGCAGGTGCGCCGGAATCGCCAGGTAGGCGGCACGCAACGCGGCGCGGTTCTGCTCGGTCGGCTGGGCGAGGTAGGCATCGACGGCCAGCCGGCAGCGAGCGCGCGAGTCGGGCCGCCCGGCCAGCCGTTCCACCTCGTCGGCGACCTCGGCGATCAGTTCGTCCGCGTCGATCCACGAGTGCGGGTCGCCGAACGTCCACTGGGCCAGCTCGTGCACGCTGGCCTTCGCGCCCGCGGGCAAGGTCGTGGCGACCCAGCCCGATCGCACCTTCGCGGCGAACTCGGTCAAGTTCACCAGACCCCAGCAGTCCACCATGCCGTCGGCGTAGATCTTCAGATCGGTCAGGAAGTAGTCGCCGTTGCGGATGAACGCGTGTCGCCACGTTCCCTCGATGCGCTCACCGTCGACGTCCCGGTAGGTGCGGTGGAAGACCGTCATGCCGACGACCTTATCGGGAACCCTTGACCCGCAACGGTTCCGCGCCGAGACGGCACCGAATGGGACTTACCGGACTATGACGCGTGTCACCTGGCCACGGAAGTGTTGCACGGTTAACTTTGATCGCAGAGGTGCTTACCCATTCACTCGGTTCTTGCGCATCAGGAGACGGCGATATGTCAGAAGACTCGAATGCCAAGCAGGACAACAACAACGGCGGGATGGATCGTCGAGCGCTGCTCGGCACCGGCGTCGCCGCCGTGGGAGCGGCTGCGCTGGGCGGCGGCCTGGTCGGGGCGGCCGCGGCGAGTCCCGCCGACCCGCCCGCGCTCGCGAGTGACGGCGCGCTCGACAGCAATCTCAACAACGCCTCCCACCTGTTCAAGTTGCGCGACGCCGAACGGGCGAACTTCGACGGCGGATACCTGCAGGGAGCGAACGAGGACAATTTCCCTGTGCTGCAAGGCCAGAAGGGGTCGGTGTACTTCGTGCACCTGGAGGGCGGCGGCATTCGGGAACCGCACTGGCATCCCTCGGCATGGGAACTGAACTACATCATTTCCGGTAAGGCGAAGTGGACGATCCTGGGCACACACCCGGACGGGACCTACCACAACGACGTCTTCGAGGCCGCCCAGGGCGAACTGGTCTTCGCGCCGCAGGGCTATTTCCATTACTTCGAAAATGCCAGCGCCGACGCGCCTTTGGATGTTCTCGTCGTTTTCAACACCAGCGCCAAGGAACCCAACGACGATATCGGCATCGTCGCGACCCTGAACTCGCTGCCCCGTGAGGTCCTCGCCGCGTCGTTCGGTATCCCGGTCTCGGCCTTCGCCAACGTCCCCACCGAGATCAAACCCGTGGTGATCACCCGCCACAAGTAGCCGAGCGCCCCGGGTGGCCGTCGCGACACCGGCCGCCCGGGCCGTCGACAGGCAGCAGTTCGGGGAAGCCGGGGAGGATGCGCACCGCGGGATCGTGGAACGCGACAACCCGGGCTATCCCGGCGGCCGTAACGGAAAGCACGACAATGCCGTTCGCCCGTACCACGCCGTGCTCATCCCTGCGATACACCGCGGCGGCAGGCTGGCCGTTGGCCGTGGTCGCGAACATTCGCCAATCCCCTGGGTTGCCGAGTACATACGTTTCGAGCGTGCCGATGCAGTGCCGGCGCCCGGCGTACCAATCGCGAAACGGTGTGGCTTCCAAGGTGGCGTCCGCGCGCAGCACCTGCTCGAGCATCCGGGCGTCCGCGTGTTCGAAGGCCGCGATGTAGCCGTCGAGCAGTGCGCGTGCCCGCTGCTCTGTCGGCTCGAGCAGTCGCTCGCGCGTGGGCTCCACCTCCCGCAGGCGAATCCGAGCGCGTTGCAGGCCGCTCTTCACCGCGGCAGTGGTGGTGCCGAGGATCTCGGCGGTCTCGGCCGCGGAGAACGCCAGCACCTCGCGCAGGAGCAGAATCGCGCGCTGACGGGCGGGCAGATGCTGCAATCCGGCTATCAGCGCCAGCCGCAGCGACTCACGGGTGATCGCGGCCGCGGCCGGGTCATCGCACACCGGGGCAAGTAGTGCGTCCGGCAACGGCGTCAACCACGCAACCTCGCCCGGTGCAGTGGTTTTCGGCGCGCGCGGCGGGCCGGCGTACGCGTCCGCCAGGCCGGAGGGCAGTACCCGAATCCCGCGCGGAGCCGCCGCGGTCAGGCAAACGTTGGTCGCGATCCGGTACAGCCAGACCCGCAACGAGGCCCGGCCCTCGAAATCCGCCCGCGCACGCCACGCCCGAAGATAGGTCTCCTGTACCAGATCCTCGGCGTCGTGGACGGAGCCGACCATGCGATAGCAGTGCGCCAGCAGCTCCCGCCGGAATAGCTCGGCCTCGGCGGCGAACCGGTCTTGCTGCGCCGCCCGCGTCCGCGACGTTGTCATGCCGGGAGTGTAGGCCGCAGTGCCAATTTGCCGACGGTGCCGCGGGACTCCAGGGCCGCCAATACCTTCGGGCCCTCGGCCAGATCGTGCACCGTGGGATGCGCGGGCGCGCAGACACCGTCGGCGACAAGCCCGGACAATTCAGCCAGCACCGCACCGAAAATATCCGGTGCGGCGTCGATCAGCACGCCCATATTGAGCCCGATGACCTGAATTTGGTTCCGGTACACCAGATCCCAGTTGCTTAGCGTGGCGGTCCCGCCGGCCAGGCCGTACACCACGACCCGCCCCCTCACCCGTCGTGCCGCGCTCAGGCCGGCCTCGAGCGCGGCGCCACCCGCGGATTCAAGCACCAGATCGACGCCGCGCCCGCCGGTCAGCGCGCGCACCTCCGCGGTGAGATTTGCGCTGCGGGAGTCCACCACGTGGTCAGCGCCGCACGAGCGCACCGTTTCGTGTTTGTCCGGTGCCGCGGCGGCGATGACCGTCGCGCCGTAGTGCTTCGCGAGGTGCACCGCGGCCTGGCCGGTCGCCCCTGCCGCGGCCTGGATCAGCACGGTCTCCCCCGCGGCCAGGCCGCCCAACGGCCGCAGCGCGGCAATGGCGGTAGGCCAGTTCACGCCCAGGCCCAAAGCCTGTTCGGCAGTCCAACCGGGCGGCACCGGCTGCGCCGCGGCCGCGGGCAGCACCATGTATTCAGCGAAGGCCGCCTCGCCCACCCCGAACACGCGCGCACCCAGGGCTGGCTCGGGCACTTCCGGCCCCACCGCGACGACTTCGCCCGCGGCCTCGAAACCCGCCAGATACGGCGGCTGCGGGCCGCCGCGAAAGGTGCCGTAGGACCGCGAGATATCGACGAAATTGACGCCGGCGGCGTCGACTCGGATCAGCACCTCGCCCGGGCCGGGCGCCGATACCGGCACGTCGACGATCACACGCATATCCAGTGGACCGTGCAGCGACGTCTGCTCCAGCGCACGCATCATGGTCGGCACTACCACCGCAACCAACTCCTTTACTCGGCTCCACGCGGTCCGCCCTGCGACGGACCACATCCGTCGCCTGTGTAGACCTCGATCACCGCGCAAAGGAATCGTTGCCCAGGTCGCGCACGCCGAACCCGGGCACGAGGAGGTCGAGCCCGGGGATCGGATGTCTGATGGGAACCGCGGCGGCTAGGCGTGCCCGCCGCCGAGGCCCGGCTTGTGCAATCGAGGCTGGGATTCGAAGGTGGGGCGGTCGGTGGGGCGCACCGGTTCCGGTGCGACCACGGCGCCACGGTTGTCCGTCCGGGTGGTCCGGGCGTCGACCTCGCGGCGCGCGAAGGCGATATCGCGGGCGCTGCGCACCGACAACCTACCGAGCGAGGTGGCGGCGAAGAACAGGATCAGTGCGCCGAGACCGTAGAAGAAGGTCAGTTGCAGGAGTGCCCGTTTGAAATCGGAGGACGCGACCGGCTCACCGAGGGCACCCAGGTTCAGCAGGTCCGCCAGGAACGGACCGACGACGAACCACAGACCGGCCGCCGCGGCCAGCCAACCGCCGAAACTGGCGACGAGCCGATTCCGGCTGGTCAACATCAGAAATCCGCCGACGATCGCGACCACGCCGGGCAGCACCTCGAGCCAGCCGCGCGCCGACGTCCACACCCACGAGTCGTCCGGGGTGAACGCGAAATCGAAGTACGGGCCCAGGAACGGAATCAATGCGCCCCAGATCCCCAGCAACAGCACCGCGAGCCCGCCGAGGGCGCCGCGACTGCGGGGAATCCGGAGTGCCGGGCCGCGGTCGGCAGCAACGTTGTCATCGACGTTCATCAGAGCCTCCATTCGTCGAAGTAACTGCTCCTACGGCCTACCCGCGCCGCACCGACCTATGCATAACCTGCATGAATGAGTCGAAACGCGCCCGTGGGGCGATGCGTAGCCTGAACGCGTGGGAGTTGTACACGTCGGCCGCGAGCCCGAACCGAGGTGGGATTTCGCGACCGCGGCAGCGCCGCCGGGGGCCGCGATCATCGGTTACCGCGATCTGAACGGCGGCGGGCTGGATCTGCGCGTCGCCGGGACGACGGCGATCACCGTGGTGATCGGGTTCGGGACGCAGGACGTGCTCGTCGACGACGCGGGCGGCCGGCGCACCCTCGACAGCTTCGTGGCCGGGCTCCCCCTCGACCCGATGCGGGTGCACAGCGCACGCGCCGAGTGCGTCGAGCTGCGGCTCTCGCCGCTGCGGGCGTATTCGCTGCTCGGCGTGGCGCCCGCCGAACTTGGCCGCGGCGCCGTCGCCCTGGAGGATCTGTGGGGGCCGCGGGCCCGGCGGTTGCGCGAACAACTCGCGGCCGCCCAGAACTGGGACGAGCGTTTCGCTATTACGAAATCGTTTCTGGCGCAGCAGGACCGGCGGTCACACACGCTCGACCCGGAGGTACTGGCGGGCTGGCACCGCATTCTTGCCGCGCGGGGACAGGTACGGATCGGCGCGCTCGCCGAAGCTCTCGGCTGGAGTCACAAGCGACTGTGGTCGCGGTTCGAATCCCAGATCGGGCTGACGCCCAAGCGCGCGGCGATGCTGGCCCGGTTCCGGTACGCGGTCGACGGGCTGCTGGCCGGCCGCCCCGCCGCCACGGTCGCGGCGGATTCCGGCTACACCGATCAGGCCCACCTGTGCCGTGACGTGTCGATCTTCGCCGCCGATACGCCAGGAGCGTTGAAAGCCCAGTATCTGCCTGCCATCGCGCGGCACCGGTACCAAGCCTGGGGAAAATTCTTCCAATACCGCGCGACTCCCCTCGATCGATAGTGGTGTTCGCCCCGGGTGGCGGTCGGCCGATCGCCACCCGGGGCTCACCCATCGACAACGAGAGGACAGCTGTCGTGCACAACACTTTTGATCCCGCAGCACTGCAAGCAGCCCTGGACGCCGTCCACGCCGCAGGACTGCCCGGCGCCTTCGCCGAAGTCCGGGCCGGCGACCAAACCTGGCGCGGCGCAGCCGGAGTCGCCGACCTGGCCACCGGCAGACCGGTCACCACCGAGATGCGGCACCGGGTCGGCAGCATCACCAAGACCTTCACCGCCGCCGCGGTGTTGCGACAGGTCGAGAACGGCGAAATTGCTTTGGACACACCGATCGCCCACTACCTGCCGCACCTGGTTCCCGGTCCGCGCGGCGCAGCGATCACCGTGCGGATGTTGATCAACCACACCAGCGGTCTCGCCGAATATCTACCGCTGGCCTACCCTTCGCTCGCCGCTTTCCCGGCTATCGGCAAGACGACACCGAAAAGCCTGGAGGACAACAGGTTCACCCGCTTCCACCCCGTCGAGTTGATCGAGCTGGGTGTCGGTGCGCCCGCGGTCGGCGCCCCCGGTGGTACACCCGGCGTGTACTCGAACACGAATTATCTTCTGCTGTGCCAACTTCTGGAGCTGGTCAGCGGTCTGTCCGCAGAAAAGTGCATTACCCGCGACGTCATCAACCGCGCCGGACTGCCGGACACCGAACTCCCCACCGAGCCCTACCTCACCGGTCCACACGCCCTGCACTACGAGGCATGGTTCGGCATGTTCGATCCGCCGCGTGACTTCAGCGTCTTCGACATGTCGTGGGTCGGCCCGTCCGCCTCGCTCATCTCGACCGTCACGGATATGAACCGCTTCTATCGCCTGTTGCTGGCGGGCGCCATCGTCAGCCCGTCGTCACTGGCGCAGATGCAGCAGACCGGCCCGGTCATCTCGTTCGAGGGCAAGACCATCACCTACGGTCTCGGCCTGCACAAGCTAACCGTGCCCGGTCACGGCGTTTTCTGGGGCCACGACGGCTCCGCCTGGGGCAGCGGTGCGATGGCCATGATCAGCGCCGACGGGCAACGGCAGCTGGCGCTGGCGGTGAACATGCAGCGGTGGAACCAGCTCGATTCCGCACAAAAGCCGCAACCACACCCCATCGACTTCGCGCTGCACGCGTTCACCCAACTCGCACTCTGCGGTTGACCTGCCCGGCGGCGAGGACGCGCATGGCGTAAGTCACGAAGGGAGCCCGGGCTGCGGACTATACGATGAGCAGACAGCGGGCTGAACGAAGTCATCTTGCCCGCCCCCGATATGCGGCGTCACGGCGTTCGGCGCAACCGAGCGCGAAAGCGAACACATCCTCGTGCTGACCCGGCGAAGGGAGCGGCGGCTTGAATGTCCTCGGCGGCGCGGTAATGATCAACGTTCCCGATCCGGACGCTTCGGCGAAATTCATGATCGAACATCTGGATTTCACGGAGACGATCACCGACGAGGGGCTCGCGGTGATTTTCTCCGCCGCCGCGGATTTGCATCTGGCGTTCCTGCGCGTCGGCGCGCCGGACTTCCGGCCCGAGTCCGTGGCGGGCGCCCTGAGTAAAGGAATGATCATCGTTCTCGTCGTCACCGACGTGGACGCCGAGCATTCCCGGTTGGCCGAGGCCGGCGTCGAGATCGTCACTCCGCTCGGTTTCTCGGAATGGGAAGGCAGTTCGGGCGAACGGTACTTCCAGATGCGGGACCCGAACGGTCTCATCGTCCGATTGACCGAGTGGGTGTGAACCGGATCGGTCAGCGGGGCGGCTGCCATTCGATGCGGCCGCCCTGGAAATCCTGGGCGCGGCCGTCGTTGTAGTCGTACTCGTCGCTGATCGGGTACCCGTAGCGGCCGTTCTCCCAGTTCTGGCTCGCCCAGATCTCGCGGATCGCGCCGACCACCGCGCGGGCGCCGGTATCGGCCGACCAGTAGATCGAGCCGCCCTCGAAATGCTGGCCCGCGCCGTTGTTCTTCGCACGGAATTCGTCGGTGGCGGGGAACCCGAGCCTGCCGTCCTCCCAGGACATCGTCGCCCACTTGTCGCGGATCGCGCCCCAGGTGTTGTGCGCACCGGTGGCCCGGGACCAATGGATGGTGCCGCCCTCGAAGTGGTTGAAACGCCCAGGTTTCCGGGTGGGCATTTCCCGGCTGGTCGGATACCGCAGAGCGCCGTCCTCCCATCCGAGTTCACCCCATTTGGCGCGGATCGCACCGCCGATC
This genomic stretch from Nocardia brasiliensis ATCC 700358 harbors:
- a CDS encoding LGFP repeat-containing protein, producing the protein MFTSFALVPAESAAQPYPIYGAIRIEYDAAGGVAFFGIAVNPESDASRGGRWQAFEKDSSIYWHPLVSDGHANQIGGAIRAKWGELGWEDGALRYPTSREMPTRKPGRFNHFEGGTIHWSRATGAHNTWGAIRDKWATMSWEDGRLGFPATDEFRAKNNGAGQHFEGGSIYWSADTGARAVVGAIREIWASQNWENGRYGYPISDEYDYNDGRAQDFQGGRIEWQPPR
- a CDS encoding helix-turn-helix domain-containing protein, which codes for MGVVHVGREPEPRWDFATAAAPPGAAIIGYRDLNGGGLDLRVAGTTAITVVIGFGTQDVLVDDAGGRRTLDSFVAGLPLDPMRVHSARAECVELRLSPLRAYSLLGVAPAELGRGAVALEDLWGPRARRLREQLAAAQNWDERFAITKSFLAQQDRRSHTLDPEVLAGWHRILAARGQVRIGALAEALGWSHKRLWSRFESQIGLTPKRAAMLARFRYAVDGLLAGRPAATVAADSGYTDQAHLCRDVSIFAADTPGALKAQYLPAIARHRYQAWGKFFQYRATPLDR
- a CDS encoding VOC family protein, which translates into the protein MNVLGGAVMINVPDPDASAKFMIEHLDFTETITDEGLAVIFSAAADLHLAFLRVGAPDFRPESVAGALSKGMIIVLVVTDVDAEHSRLAEAGVEIVTPLGFSEWEGSSGERYFQMRDPNGLIVRLTEWV
- a CDS encoding serine hydrolase domain-containing protein, translated to MHNTFDPAALQAALDAVHAAGLPGAFAEVRAGDQTWRGAAGVADLATGRPVTTEMRHRVGSITKTFTAAAVLRQVENGEIALDTPIAHYLPHLVPGPRGAAITVRMLINHTSGLAEYLPLAYPSLAAFPAIGKTTPKSLEDNRFTRFHPVELIELGVGAPAVGAPGGTPGVYSNTNYLLLCQLLELVSGLSAEKCITRDVINRAGLPDTELPTEPYLTGPHALHYEAWFGMFDPPRDFSVFDMSWVGPSASLISTVTDMNRFYRLLLAGAIVSPSSLAQMQQTGPVISFEGKTITYGLGLHKLTVPGHGVFWGHDGSAWGSGAMAMISADGQRQLALAVNMQRWNQLDSAQKPQPHPIDFALHAFTQLALCG